Proteins encoded by one window of Lathyrus oleraceus cultivar Zhongwan6 chromosome 1, CAAS_Psat_ZW6_1.0, whole genome shotgun sequence:
- the LOC127119158 gene encoding oleosin Ara h 10.0101 yields the protein MAQPQIQVHSSATHYETGTYQPSPQQHLRKDVYKGVNYPDRHRYDDNDDNFSFNLFERGPSISQILATLGGIFVGGTLLLLASVSFFISLVGLAIMTPLFILFSPILVPAVLTIGLAVAAVLTADACGLTGLISLSWVARYIRVVQETVPEQVDCVKGRLADVAGYVGQKTKEVGQKTKEVGQDIQTKANEAKRSA from the coding sequence ATGGCACAACCTCAAATCCAAGTCCACTCATCAGCAACACATTATGAAACTGGTACCTACCAACCATCCCCACAGCAACACCTTCGCAAGGACGTGTACAAAGGTGTTAACTATCCCGACCGTCACCGTTACGACGACAATGATGACAATTTCTCTTTTAACCTCTTTGAAAGAGGTCCTTCGATCTCTCAAATCCTCGCCACACTCGGAGGGATTTTCGTAGGTGGGACGCTGCTTTTGTTAGCCAGCGTCTCATTTTTCATCAGTCTCGTTGGATTGGCGATAATGACACCACTTTTTATCCTTTTCAGTCCGATTTTAGTTCCTGCTGTTCTAACTATAGGACTAGCGGTGGCTGCGGTTTTGACTGCCGATGCTTGCGGGCTGACGGGGCTTATATCGTTGTCATGGGTGGCGAGGTACATTAGGGTTGTACAAGAGACGGTGCCGGAGCAAGTGGACTGCGTTAAGGGACGTTTGGCTGACGTGGCAGGATATGTTGGACAAAAGACTAAGGAAGTTGGACAGAAGACTAAGGAGGTTGGACAAGACATACAAACGAAGGCAAATGAAGCTAAGAGATCAGCATAA
- the LOC127119167 gene encoding eukaryotic translation initiation factor 3 subunit I has protein sequence MRPILMKGHERPLTFLKYNRDGDLLFSCAKDHNPTVWYADNGERLGTYRGHNGAVWCCDVSRDSGRLITGSADQTAKLWNVQTGQQLFTFNFDSPARSVDFSVGDKLAVITTDPFMELTSAIHVKRIAKDPADQTGESLLVIKGPQGRINRAIWGPLNRTIISAGEDSVVRIWDSETGKLLKESDKESGHKKTITSLAKSADGTHFITGSLDKSAKIWDSRTLSLIKTYVTERPVNAVAMSPLLDHVVLGGGQDASAVTTTDHRAGKFEAKFYDKILQEEIGGVKGHFGPINALAFNPDGKSFSSGGEDGYVRLHHFDADYFNIKI, from the exons ATGAGGCCCATTTTGATGAAAGGCCACGAGAGGCCATTAACATTTCTCAAGTACAACAGGGATGGCGATCTTCTCTTTTCCTGCGCTAAAGATCACAACCCCACTGTATGGTATGCTGACAACGGTGAACGCCTGGGAACTTATCGAGGCCATAATGGTGCTGTTTGGTGCTGCGATGTCTCTA GAGATTCAGGCCGACTCATTACAGGCAGTGCTGACCAGACGGCAAAGCTATGGAATGTGCAAACTGGTCAGCAGTTGTTCACATTCAATTTTGATTCCCCTGCAAGGTCTGTTGACTTTTCCGTCGGTGATAAGCTTGCAGTTATCACCACTGACCCATTCATGGAACTGACTTCAGCAATCCATGTCAAACGCATTGCTAAAGATCCCGCAGACC AGACCGGGGAATCTTTGCTTGTCATTAAGGGGCCTCAGGGAAGAATCAATAGAGCCATATGGGGGCCTCTCAACAGAACCATTATCAGTGCCGGAGAAGACTCTGTCGTTCGAATTTGGGATTCTGAG ACTGGAAAACTACTTAAGGAGTCAGACAAGGAATCTGGCCACAAAAAGACAATAACATCACTCGCCAAATCTGCTGATGGTACACATTTTATAACTGGCTCCCTTGATAAGTCTGCTAAG ATCTGGGATAGCAGAACATTGTCTCTAATCAAGACATATGTAACAGAACGCCCTGTCAACGCAGTTGCGATGTCACCTCTTCTTGATCAT GTGGTACTTGGAGGTGGTCAGGATGCATCAGCTGTTACAACTACTGATCACCGTGCTGGCAAATTTGAAGCCAAGTTCTATGATAAG ATTCTTCAAGAAGAAATTGGGGGCGTGAAAGGGCACTTTGGACCAATCAATGCTCTAGCCTTTAACCCTGACGGGAAAAG TTTTTCAAGTGGAGGTGAAGATGGATATGTACGTTTGCATCATTTTGACGCAGATTATTTCAATATCAAAATTTAG